From the genome of Yersinia enterocolitica, one region includes:
- a CDS encoding antibiotic biosynthesis monooxygenase: MIAVIFEVEPAEGEYHAYLDYAGALKPLLEQMDGFISVERFQSLSNPQKLLSLSFWRDEAAVKQWRNIEQHRSAQAAGRASVFAGYRLRVAAVVRDYGLTEREQAPVDSQVHHKQ, encoded by the coding sequence ATGATCGCAGTTATCTTTGAAGTTGAACCGGCAGAGGGTGAGTACCACGCATATCTGGATTATGCCGGGGCACTGAAACCTTTATTGGAACAAATGGACGGTTTTATTTCAGTAGAACGTTTTCAGAGTTTAAGTAATCCGCAGAAGTTGTTATCGCTATCATTTTGGCGCGATGAGGCGGCCGTTAAGCAGTGGCGGAATATTGAACAGCATCGTAGCGCACAAGCCGCGGGGCGTGCGAGTGTGTTCGCCGGTTATCGCCTGCGGGTAGCGGCGGTGGTACGGGACTACGGCTTAACTGAGCGAGAGCAAGCGCCTGTTGATAGCCAGGTTCATCATAAACAATGA
- the hutH gene encoding histidine ammonia-lyase → MVLHPGLMTLADLRHIYQHPVNISLDESADAAIQQSVKCVQAILAEKRTAYGINTGFGLLASTRIATEDLENLQRSIVLSHAAGVGEPNDDAIVRLIMVLKINSLARGFSGIRREVINALITLVNAEVYPHIPLKGSVGASGDLAPLAHMSLLLLGEGKARYQGEWLDARTALTKAGLEPLTLAAKEGLALLNGTQVSTAYALRGLFEAEDLYAAASVFGSLTVEAALGSRSPFDARIHAVRGQRGQIDAANTYRHLLGDRSEISESHKNCDKVQDPYSLRCQPQVMGACLTQMRQAAEVLAIESNAVSDNPLVFAEQGDVLSGGNFHAEPVAMAADNLALALAEIGSLAERRISLLMDKHMSQLPPFLVENGGVNSGFMIAQVTAAALTSENKGLAYPSSVDSIPTSANQEDHVSMAPRAGKRLWEMAENVRDILAVEWLAACQGLDLRKGLKTSDALEPARQLLRQHVAYYEKDRFFAPDIEAASQLIAQRHMNELMPAHLLPSL, encoded by the coding sequence ATGGTACTGCACCCTGGGCTGATGACGTTGGCGGATTTGCGACATATATACCAACATCCAGTCAACATATCGCTGGATGAAAGTGCTGATGCGGCTATCCAGCAGAGTGTGAAGTGCGTACAGGCAATATTGGCAGAAAAGCGTACTGCCTATGGCATTAATACTGGTTTTGGCCTGTTAGCATCGACTCGCATCGCTACCGAAGATCTGGAGAACCTGCAACGTTCGATAGTCCTTTCCCACGCAGCCGGCGTCGGAGAGCCGAATGACGACGCCATTGTGCGGCTGATTATGGTGTTGAAAATCAATAGCCTGGCGCGTGGATTTTCAGGTATCCGTCGGGAAGTCATTAATGCGTTGATTACGTTAGTTAACGCAGAGGTCTATCCGCATATTCCGCTAAAAGGATCCGTGGGTGCTTCCGGTGATTTAGCACCGTTGGCGCACATGAGCTTGCTGCTGTTGGGAGAAGGTAAAGCGCGTTATCAGGGCGAATGGCTTGATGCTCGCACGGCTCTGACGAAAGCGGGCCTGGAACCGCTCACCTTAGCGGCCAAAGAAGGGTTAGCATTACTCAATGGCACTCAGGTTTCAACAGCTTATGCACTACGTGGTTTGTTTGAAGCCGAAGATCTCTATGCTGCGGCGTCTGTCTTTGGCAGTCTCACCGTGGAAGCGGCTTTAGGCTCCCGTAGCCCGTTTGACGCACGTATTCATGCGGTGCGAGGCCAGCGTGGTCAGATTGACGCGGCCAATACTTATCGCCACCTGTTGGGCGATCGCAGTGAAATCTCTGAATCTCATAAGAATTGTGACAAAGTACAGGATCCTTACTCTCTGCGTTGTCAGCCGCAGGTGATGGGTGCCTGCCTGACTCAAATGCGTCAGGCAGCAGAGGTGCTGGCTATCGAGTCGAATGCAGTATCAGATAATCCGCTGGTGTTTGCCGAACAAGGCGATGTGCTGTCAGGCGGTAATTTCCATGCTGAGCCGGTGGCTATGGCAGCGGATAATTTGGCATTGGCACTGGCTGAAATAGGTTCATTAGCCGAGCGTCGTATTTCACTATTAATGGATAAACATATGTCGCAGTTACCACCATTCCTGGTGGAAAATGGCGGCGTAAACTCTGGTTTTATGATTGCACAGGTGACTGCTGCTGCATTAACCAGCGAAAATAAAGGGCTGGCATACCCTTCCAGTGTTGACAGTATTCCTACATCTGCCAATCAGGAAGACCATGTCTCTATGGCACCACGTGCGGGTAAACGCTTGTGGGAAATGGCCGAAAACGTGCGCGACATTCTGGCTGTTGAGTGGCTAGCGGCATGTCAGGGGTTGGATTTGCGCAAAGGTTTGAAAACCTCGGATGCATTGGAGCCTGCCCGCCAGCTATTGCGCCAACATGTAGCCTACTACGAGAAAGATCGTTTCTTTGCCCCCGATATTGAAGCGGCAAGCCAACTCATCGCGCAGCGTCATATGAATGAACTGATGCCTGCGCACCTACTACCCAGCCTTTAA
- the proY gene encoding proline-specific permease ProY (cryptic permease that may be involved in the transport of proline across the inner membrane; in Salmonella typhimurium, the proY gene is silent unless overexpressed on a multicopy plasmid or activated by a proZ mutation): protein MALGSAIGTGLFYGSAEAIRLAGPAVLLAYLIGGAAVFMVMRALGEMAVHDPVAGSFGHYASRYLGPLAGFLTGWTYTFEMIIVALADVTAFGIYMGLWFPDAPQWVWVLSIIFFIGALNLCSVKVFGEMEFWLSLLKVTAIIAMIAAGLGIMMFGFGAGHESTGVSNLWSHQGFMPNGLTGVIASFAVVMFAFGGIEIIGVTASEAKNPEKVLPRAINTVPIRILLFYVLTLFVLMAIYPWNSIGQNGSPFVEIFSSLGISSAANILNLVVITAAISAINSDIYGAGRMMYGMAQEGLAPKCFSRLTRNGVPWMTILVMAIALLCGVVLNYLIPKNVFLIIASIATFATVWVWLMILISQVAMRRSMSKENIARLTFPVPFWPVAPILTIIFMAFIIAVLGYFPDTRIAMYVGVAWVVLMTLAWWVWLRKASPRSLQEPIESLQKQIESREV, encoded by the coding sequence ATGGCGTTAGGTTCCGCCATTGGGACCGGTCTGTTTTATGGCTCTGCCGAGGCGATTCGTCTGGCGGGACCAGCAGTTTTACTTGCTTACCTCATCGGCGGAGCGGCCGTGTTTATGGTGATGCGCGCGCTGGGTGAGATGGCAGTGCATGACCCGGTAGCAGGCTCTTTCGGTCACTATGCCAGCCGTTATCTTGGGCCGCTGGCCGGTTTTCTCACTGGCTGGACCTATACCTTTGAGATGATTATTGTGGCGTTGGCTGATGTCACCGCATTCGGTATCTATATGGGGTTATGGTTCCCTGATGCGCCACAGTGGGTTTGGGTGCTGAGTATTATTTTCTTTATTGGTGCGCTGAATCTCTGCTCAGTCAAAGTGTTTGGTGAAATGGAGTTCTGGCTATCGTTGCTAAAAGTGACGGCGATTATTGCCATGATTGCTGCCGGCTTGGGCATCATGATGTTTGGCTTTGGTGCAGGTCATGAGAGCACCGGTGTCAGTAATCTCTGGTCTCATCAAGGATTTATGCCGAATGGCTTGACGGGGGTGATTGCATCATTTGCCGTGGTGATGTTTGCTTTTGGGGGGATAGAAATTATCGGTGTCACGGCCAGTGAGGCAAAGAACCCAGAAAAAGTACTACCACGTGCCATTAATACCGTACCGATACGCATTCTACTGTTCTATGTTTTGACCTTGTTTGTGCTGATGGCTATTTATCCATGGAATAGTATTGGGCAAAATGGCAGTCCTTTTGTTGAGATTTTCAGTAGTTTAGGTATTAGTTCTGCTGCTAATATTTTGAATCTGGTGGTTATTACCGCGGCTATTTCCGCCATTAACAGTGATATTTACGGTGCGGGTCGCATGATGTACGGCATGGCGCAAGAAGGGCTGGCACCGAAGTGTTTTAGCCGTCTGACCCGTAATGGTGTGCCATGGATGACTATTTTGGTGATGGCAATCGCACTGTTATGTGGTGTGGTGCTGAACTATCTGATCCCGAAAAATGTATTCCTGATTATTGCCTCGATTGCCACCTTTGCGACGGTCTGGGTATGGCTGATGATCCTTATCTCGCAAGTGGCGATGCGCCGCTCTATGAGCAAAGAGAATATTGCCCGGCTGACATTCCCGGTACCGTTCTGGCCAGTGGCACCGATTCTGACCATCATCTTTATGGCATTTATTATCGCGGTTTTAGGTTACTTCCCTGATACCCGTATCGCCATGTATGTTGGGGTGGCGTGGGTAGTATTAATGACTCTCGCCTGGTGGGTCTGGTTACGCAAGGCTTCACCACGGTCTCTTCAAGAACCGATAGAGAGTTTGCAAAAACAGATAGAAAGTCGCGAGGTTTAG
- a CDS encoding S-adenosylhomocysteine hydrolase has product MILKQKLLRSIANRKGIVVLRSELEHLGSKSQVSKALSELVKEGVLIRVSLGVYAKTRFNRFAGKRTVAAPFETVVEETFKKLNVKVTQGKALEDYNAGRTTQIPMQLQVRTPGRKISRNITVSGKNVKYEKTYG; this is encoded by the coding sequence ATGATTTTGAAGCAAAAACTGTTGCGCTCCATCGCCAACCGGAAAGGTATTGTTGTACTGCGTTCGGAGCTGGAACACTTGGGTAGCAAATCGCAAGTTAGCAAGGCATTGTCTGAACTCGTTAAAGAGGGCGTATTAATTCGGGTTAGCCTTGGCGTGTATGCAAAAACTAGATTTAACCGATTTGCGGGGAAAAGGACGGTAGCCGCACCATTTGAAACTGTTGTGGAAGAAACGTTCAAAAAACTCAACGTGAAAGTCACTCAGGGCAAGGCCTTAGAGGATTATAACGCGGGAAGAACGACACAGATCCCAATGCAGCTCCAAGTCAGAACTCCAGGAAGGAAAATATCCAGAAACATCACTGTTTCGGGTAAAAATGTAAAATATGAAAAAACTTACGGATGA
- the hutU gene encoding urocanate hydratase yields the protein MTAPNRFRDTEIRAPRGTQLTAKSWLTEAPLRMLMNNLDPDVAENPKELVVYGGIGRAARNWECYDKIVESLTHLNDDETLLIQSGKPVGVFKTHSNAPRVLIANSNLVPHWANWEHFNELDAKGLAMYGQMTAGSWIYIGSQGIVQGTYETFVEAGRQHFGGSLKGRWVLTAGLGGMGGAQPLAATLAGACSLNIECQQSRIDFRLKTRYVDEQATDLDDALARIEKYTAAGEAVSIALCGNAAEILPELVRRGVRPDMVTDQTSAHDPLNGYLPKGWSWEEYRQRAQSEPALVVNAAKTSMAEHVEAMLAFHNMGIPTFDYGNNIRQMAQDMGVTHAFDFPGFVPAYIRPLFCRGIGPFRWAALSGNADDIYKTDAKVKELIPDDEHLHHWLDMARERISFQGLPARICWVGLGQRAKLGLAFNEMVRSGELSAPIVIGRDHLDSGSVASPNRETEAMQDGSDAVSDWPLLNALLNTASGATWVSLHHGGGVGMGFSQHSGMVVVCDGTDDAAERIARVLHNDPATGVMRHADAGYDIAINCAQEQGLNLPMVAATQGKKS from the coding sequence GTGACTGCCCCAAATAGATTCCGTGATACTGAGATTCGTGCCCCGCGTGGTACGCAACTTACGGCCAAAAGTTGGCTGACCGAAGCCCCGTTACGTATGCTAATGAACAATCTTGATCCAGACGTGGCTGAGAATCCAAAAGAATTAGTGGTTTACGGCGGTATCGGCCGCGCAGCCCGCAATTGGGAATGCTATGACAAGATTGTTGAAAGCCTGACCCATCTGAATGACGACGAGACGCTACTGATTCAGTCAGGTAAGCCCGTCGGTGTCTTCAAAACCCACAGTAACGCCCCTAGAGTATTGATTGCCAACTCGAATCTGGTGCCTCATTGGGCCAACTGGGAGCATTTTAACGAACTAGATGCCAAGGGGTTGGCGATGTACGGCCAGATGACCGCAGGCAGTTGGATTTATATCGGTAGCCAAGGCATTGTGCAGGGTACCTATGAAACCTTCGTCGAAGCCGGTCGACAGCACTTTGGTGGCAGCCTGAAAGGGCGCTGGGTATTAACGGCAGGTCTGGGTGGCATGGGCGGGGCACAGCCACTGGCGGCAACCTTGGCGGGTGCATGTTCTCTGAATATTGAGTGCCAGCAGAGCCGCATCGATTTCCGTCTTAAAACCCGTTATGTCGATGAACAAGCCACCGATCTGGATGATGCGTTAGCGCGAATCGAAAAATATACTGCGGCGGGTGAAGCTGTTTCTATTGCACTGTGTGGCAATGCGGCTGAAATTTTACCTGAGCTGGTTCGTCGTGGGGTTCGCCCAGATATGGTGACCGACCAAACCAGCGCACATGACCCGCTAAACGGTTATCTACCAAAAGGCTGGAGCTGGGAAGAGTATCGTCAGCGCGCCCAAAGCGAACCCGCATTGGTGGTTAATGCCGCTAAAACTTCCATGGCGGAACATGTTGAAGCGATGCTGGCCTTCCACAATATGGGTATTCCAACCTTTGATTACGGCAATAATATTCGCCAGATGGCACAAGATATGGGGGTCACTCATGCTTTTGATTTCCCTGGTTTTGTCCCTGCGTATATTCGCCCGCTATTCTGTCGCGGTATTGGCCCGTTCCGCTGGGCTGCGCTCTCTGGTAACGCCGACGATATTTATAAAACCGATGCCAAGGTTAAGGAACTTATCCCTGATGATGAGCACTTGCATCACTGGTTGGATATGGCCCGCGAACGTATCAGTTTCCAAGGGCTACCGGCCCGTATTTGCTGGGTAGGCTTGGGGCAGCGCGCTAAATTAGGTTTAGCTTTTAACGAGATGGTTCGCAGTGGTGAACTGTCGGCCCCGATTGTCATTGGCCGCGACCATCTGGACTCCGGTTCAGTTGCCAGTCCTAACCGAGAAACCGAAGCGATGCAGGACGGCTCTGATGCCGTATCTGACTGGCCGCTGCTCAATGCATTGCTCAATACGGCCAGTGGCGCAACGTGGGTTTCTCTGCACCACGGTGGTGGTGTCGGGATGGGCTTCTCCCAGCACTCTGGCATGGTGGTGGTCTGTGATGGCACTGATGATGCTGCTGAGCGCATCGCCCGGGTATTACATAACGATCCGGCTACTGGTGTTATGCGTCATGCAGATGCAGGTTATGACATTGCCATTAATTGTGCACAAGAGCAGGGGTTGAACCTGCCGATGGTTGCTGCAACTCAAGGTAAAAAATCATGA
- a CDS encoding nucleotidyl transferase AbiEii/AbiGii toxin family protein, which translates to MHVTDALRVLANLNVVHEAQLKGFDPRSKKLPVEPVNIELPVRLVFAGGTCLSKAYNLISRMSEDIDIKVILPEVPNTYKLKNECSSDKARLKDIHKKLTTKLEELGFYLTDKEGENPEINDKHRHYNVDLSYQGNFSSGVSNPLRSCIKVELINRPINLPTEKLKINYLYQQLVNGKSYPDFDIECINISETLAEKVLSLLRRFAMYCAGVRQAEFDEALVRHIYDVWRIYTIKPKAINAAASMFGHSVKTDMEEYSQQFQAFVDDPYSVLSKSLDVIKNTKDGQGKWLNHLYITRLSPLVYSQEPHSYEEALASFVEVANHLLRALAEK; encoded by the coding sequence GTGCATGTAACAGATGCATTGCGTGTATTAGCTAACTTGAATGTAGTGCATGAGGCACAGTTAAAAGGATTTGACCCTAGAAGTAAAAAATTACCTGTTGAGCCAGTAAATATAGAGCTTCCTGTCCGATTAGTGTTTGCTGGCGGTACTTGCTTATCGAAAGCTTATAATTTGATTAGTCGGATGTCAGAAGATATTGATATAAAAGTCATTCTTCCAGAGGTTCCGAACACCTATAAATTAAAAAATGAATGCTCATCTGATAAAGCAAGACTGAAAGATATTCATAAAAAACTGACAACAAAGCTAGAAGAACTAGGTTTCTACCTTACTGATAAAGAAGGTGAAAACCCTGAAATTAATGATAAGCACCGTCATTATAATGTCGATTTAAGCTATCAAGGGAATTTCAGTAGCGGTGTTTCTAACCCTTTGCGTAGCTGTATAAAAGTAGAATTAATAAATCGCCCCATCAATTTACCTACTGAGAAGTTAAAGATTAATTATCTTTATCAACAATTAGTAAATGGTAAAAGCTACCCTGATTTTGATATCGAATGTATCAACATATCCGAGACTCTTGCCGAAAAGGTCTTATCTCTTCTAAGACGATTTGCAATGTATTGTGCTGGCGTGAGGCAAGCCGAATTTGATGAGGCGCTAGTACGGCATATTTATGATGTATGGCGCATATACACAATAAAACCCAAAGCGATTAATGCTGCTGCTAGTATGTTCGGGCACTCAGTAAAAACTGATATGGAAGAATATTCACAGCAATTTCAGGCATTCGTTGATGACCCGTATAGTGTCCTGAGTAAAAGTCTTGATGTCATAAAAAATACTAAAGATGGGCAGGGTAAATGGTTGAACCATTTATACATAACGAGGCTTAGCCCACTGGTTTATTCGCAGGAACCACACTCCTATGAAGAGGCGTTGGCAAGTTTTGTCGAGGTAGCTAACCACTTACTCCGGGCCTTAGCTGAAAAGTGA